A single window of [Clostridium] hylemonae DSM 15053 DNA harbors:
- a CDS encoding GNAT family N-acetyltransferase, producing the protein MVKITYRRAMESDAEKIVAFYNYVGGETSYLSFEKDEYPMDVKAQAESIRGLEDNMTNIMLLAMDGEEIVGIATISSSHKIKARHDGELGIVVAKKYQGQGVGTELIRQLTEWAKGNGITRRISLDTRADNVKAVELYMKFGFIVEGCRRNATLLDGKYYDLYVMGMMI; encoded by the coding sequence ATGGTGAAGATTACTTATCGAAGAGCAATGGAAAGTGATGCGGAAAAGATTGTTGCGTTTTACAACTATGTTGGAGGCGAGACGAGTTATTTGAGTTTTGAAAAAGACGAGTATCCGATGGACGTGAAAGCGCAGGCAGAGTCTATACGCGGCCTTGAGGACAATATGACAAATATTATGCTTCTGGCCATGGATGGCGAGGAGATCGTGGGAATCGCGACGATCAGTTCCTCGCACAAGATCAAAGCCCGCCATGACGGGGAACTTGGGATCGTAGTAGCAAAAAAGTATCAGGGGCAGGGCGTAGGTACAGAATTGATCCGGCAGCTTACAGAATGGGCGAAGGGAAACGGCATTACGAGAAGAATCAGCCTGGATACCCGCGCCGATAATGTAAAGGCAGTTGAGCTGTATATGAAGTTCGGGTTTATCGTGGAAGGGTGCAGGCGCAATGCCACCTTGCTGGACGGAAAGTATTATGATCTATATGTGATGGGTATGATGATATAG
- the pstA gene encoding phosphate ABC transporter permease PstA → MSSNQTTLKQKLGAYRRRPGSFLVMLLVMLSAILTFTVLIFLIAYILIRGVPYITPSLFSFTYTSENASLMPALINTVVMTLLSLLIAVPFGIFSAIFLVEYAGRGNRFVEMIRLTTETLSGIPSIVYGLFGMLFFVTTCEWGFSLLAGAFTLAIMILPLIMRTTEEALRSVPDSYREGSFGLGAGKLRTVFRIVLPSAVPGILAGVILAVGRIVGETAALIYTAGSVADVPSSVMGSGRTLAVHMYNLANEGLYMNQAYATAVILLVLVVGINTLSGIVAKRLTKA, encoded by the coding sequence ATGAGTAGTAACCAGACAACACTTAAGCAGAAGCTGGGGGCGTACAGAAGGAGACCGGGTTCTTTCCTCGTTATGCTGCTCGTCATGCTTTCTGCCATACTGACATTTACAGTGCTCATATTTCTGATCGCCTATATATTGATCCGGGGCGTGCCGTATATCACACCGTCGCTGTTTTCATTTACATATACGTCGGAAAACGCATCGCTGATGCCGGCGCTTATCAATACAGTCGTAATGACACTGCTGTCTCTGCTCATTGCAGTCCCGTTTGGGATCTTCTCCGCCATATTTCTCGTGGAATATGCAGGCAGGGGAAACCGGTTTGTAGAGATGATCAGACTGACAACAGAGACATTGTCCGGAATACCGTCCATCGTCTACGGACTGTTCGGAATGCTCTTTTTTGTGACTACGTGCGAATGGGGATTCTCCCTGCTTGCCGGGGCATTTACACTGGCGATCATGATACTGCCGCTCATCATGCGCACGACGGAAGAGGCGCTTAGATCCGTCCCCGATTCTTACCGGGAAGGAAGCTTCGGCCTCGGGGCAGGAAAACTGCGGACCGTGTTCCGCATCGTACTGCCTTCCGCGGTTCCCGGGATACTGGCAGGCGTTATCCTTGCAGTGGGCCGCATTGTCGGAGAGACTGCGGCGCTCATATATACAGCAGGATCCGTGGCAGATGTTCCGTCAAGTGTGATGGGATCAGGAAGGACACTGGCAGTCCACATGTATAATCTGGCGAATGAAGGACTGTACATGAACCAGGCATACGCGACGGCAGTGATACTGCTCGTGCTCGTGGTAGGCATCAACACATTGTCAGGCATAGTGGCAAAAAGACTGACAAAAGCGTAA
- the pstB gene encoding phosphate ABC transporter ATP-binding protein PstB: MGKLSIKNLELFYDDFHALKNVNLEIEKNKITAFIGPSGCGKSTLLKSINRMNDLVEGCRIEGDILLDGQNVFKDMDVNLLRKRVGMVFQKPNPFPMSIYDNIAFGPRTHGIRSKSKLDDIVEKSLRDAAIWDECKDRLKKSALGMSGGQQQRLCIARALAVQPEVLLMDEPTSALDPISTSKIEDLATELKKDYTIVMVTHNMQQAVRVSDNTAFFLLGEVIEYNDTEKLFSIPSDKRTEDYITGRFG, translated from the coding sequence ATGGGAAAATTAAGTATTAAGAATCTGGAGTTATTCTACGATGATTTCCATGCGCTCAAGAATGTGAACCTGGAGATCGAAAAGAATAAGATCACTGCATTTATCGGCCCGTCCGGCTGCGGCAAATCCACACTTCTTAAATCTATCAACAGGATGAATGATCTGGTGGAGGGCTGCAGGATCGAAGGAGATATCCTTCTGGACGGGCAGAATGTCTTTAAGGATATGGATGTGAACCTTCTCAGAAAGCGTGTGGGAATGGTATTTCAAAAGCCGAATCCGTTTCCGATGAGCATATACGACAACATCGCCTTCGGGCCGAGGACCCATGGGATCCGCTCGAAGTCAAAACTGGACGATATTGTGGAAAAGTCACTGCGGGACGCGGCTATCTGGGATGAATGTAAGGACAGACTGAAAAAAAGCGCGCTCGGCATGTCGGGCGGGCAGCAGCAGCGTCTGTGCATCGCCCGGGCGCTGGCGGTGCAGCCGGAAGTGCTTCTCATGGATGAGCCGACATCGGCGCTTGACCCGATCTCCACATCCAAGATCGAAGACCTTGCGACGGAACTGAAAAAAGATTATACTATTGTCATGGTAACGCACAATATGCAGCAGGCTGTCCGTGTATCTGACAATACCGCGTTTTTCCTGCTCGGCGAGGTGATCGAGTACAACGACACGGAGAAATTGTTCTCCATACCGTCCGATAAACGCACAGAAGACTATATTACAGGGAGGTTTGGATAG
- a CDS encoding response regulator transcription factor: MGTILLLEDDESLRRGISLKLEKEGYDVLCASGSREARRLFDENKTDLIISDITLEDGNGLDFCREIRRVSDVFILFLTALDQEVDIVNGYDTGADDYITKPFSLMVLISKVNAFMRRREHTGGEGTVLTAPDLTLDCKEMKVFIKGEETPLSKKEMQLLAYFMEHPRQIISKEQILEAVWDVDGQFVDDNTVPVNISRLKKKLGGDSETEYIKNIRGIGYLWTTDVLRK, from the coding sequence ATGGGTACAATATTATTGCTGGAGGATGATGAAAGCCTGCGCAGGGGCATCAGCCTGAAGCTTGAGAAAGAAGGATATGATGTGCTGTGCGCCTCCGGTTCCAGGGAGGCGCGCAGGCTGTTTGATGAGAACAAGACAGACCTTATCATCAGCGACATTACACTGGAGGATGGAAACGGACTTGATTTCTGCAGGGAAATACGCAGAGTCAGTGATGTTTTCATTCTCTTTCTTACTGCGCTCGACCAGGAGGTAGACATTGTAAACGGCTATGATACAGGCGCGGACGACTATATCACGAAGCCGTTCAGCCTTATGGTCCTTATATCAAAGGTAAACGCATTTATGCGAAGAAGAGAACATACCGGCGGAGAAGGAACCGTGCTGACGGCGCCAGACCTTACTCTGGACTGCAAGGAAATGAAGGTATTTATAAAGGGAGAGGAAACACCGCTCAGTAAGAAAGAGATGCAGCTGCTGGCATATTTTATGGAACATCCCAGACAGATCATCTCAAAGGAACAGATCCTGGAGGCTGTCTGGGACGTGGACGGCCAGTTTGTGGATGATAATACGGTACCTGTGAATATAAGCAGGCTTAAGAAAAAGCTCGGCGGGGACAGTGAAACGGAATATATAAAAAATATAAGGGGAATCGGATATTTATGGACGACAGACGTATTGAGAAAGTAA
- a CDS encoding nucleoside phosphorylase, producing MKTVFYESRTSAPALFDPSDTTKQAENFPEVCISTFSRQIIDRFAALDHVKVIADLYSANGINPVYKLSYGGREIAFYLSLVGAPAAVCGLEEVIALGGRKFVFFGSCGILDDEKVNGRLIVPSAAVREEGTSYHYLAPAAEIEPAAEETKLLKNCLENCGYPYVSGKIWTSDAIYRETTDAIQYYRELGCLGVDMEYSALLAAAAYRNVPFIQFFYGADSLAGGKWQPRDLTDYGLSNSEKYMALALECGLAM from the coding sequence ATGAAAACAGTATTTTATGAAAGCAGAACATCCGCTCCCGCTTTGTTTGATCCTTCGGATACCACGAAACAAGCCGAGAATTTCCCCGAGGTATGTATCTCCACTTTTTCCAGGCAGATCATAGACAGATTCGCGGCTTTAGATCATGTAAAAGTCATTGCGGACCTGTACAGTGCCAACGGGATCAACCCTGTATACAAGCTGTCGTACGGCGGCAGGGAGATCGCATTTTACCTTTCCTTAGTCGGGGCGCCGGCGGCCGTATGCGGGCTGGAGGAAGTGATCGCTCTCGGCGGACGGAAATTCGTATTCTTCGGCTCCTGTGGTATTCTCGATGATGAAAAGGTAAATGGCAGGCTTATCGTTCCGTCTGCAGCTGTGAGGGAGGAAGGAACGAGCTACCACTATCTTGCCCCGGCCGCGGAAATTGAGCCGGCCGCGGAGGAAACGAAGCTTTTGAAAAACTGTCTGGAAAACTGCGGTTATCCGTATGTATCCGGTAAAATATGGACATCTGATGCCATTTACCGGGAGACAACAGATGCCATACAATATTACCGTGAGCTTGGCTGTCTCGGCGTTGATATGGAATATTCGGCGCTGCTCGCCGCAGCCGCATACAGGAACGTGCCATTCATCCAGTTCTTTTACGGCGCGGACAGCCTCGCCGGCGGGAAATGGCAGCCCCGGGATCTGACCGATTACGGCCTGAGTAATTCGGAAAAGTATATGGCGCTTGCTCTGGAATGCGGACTGGCGATGTGA
- a CDS encoding winged helix-turn-helix domain-containing protein, which translates to MIFCVEDDSNIRELVVYTLESTGMKARGFEDGREFLEALALETPELILLDIMLPGEDGMELLKRLKSSVKTREIPVIMVTAKGAEYDKVMGLDSGADDYVTKPFGMMELVSRVKAVLRRTAKDDYKREDKIALGNIEIDIRKHEVRASGSTVNLTLKEYELLKRLMRNPNIVLTRDQLLEDIWGYDFDGETRTVDVHVRTLRQKLGACGEKIETVRGVGYKMCE; encoded by the coding sequence ATGATATTTTGTGTAGAAGATGACAGCAACATCCGTGAGCTGGTAGTATATACGTTGGAAAGTACAGGCATGAAAGCGCGCGGATTTGAAGACGGAAGAGAGTTTCTGGAGGCTCTGGCGCTTGAGACGCCGGAGCTTATTCTGCTTGATATCATGCTGCCGGGCGAAGATGGGATGGAGCTTTTGAAGAGGCTGAAATCTTCCGTCAAGACGAGAGAGATACCGGTGATCATGGTGACTGCCAAAGGAGCGGAATACGACAAAGTGATGGGACTTGACTCCGGCGCGGACGATTATGTCACAAAGCCGTTTGGAATGATGGAACTTGTGTCAAGAGTCAAGGCGGTACTCAGAAGGACGGCGAAAGACGACTATAAGCGGGAAGATAAGATCGCGCTCGGCAATATCGAGATAGATATCAGGAAGCATGAAGTGCGGGCCTCCGGCAGCACAGTAAACCTTACCCTGAAAGAATATGAACTTCTGAAGCGGCTCATGCGCAACCCGAATATTGTGCTGACAAGAGACCAGCTCCTGGAGGATATATGGGGCTATGATTTTGACGGAGAGACCCGGACCGTGGATGTGCATGTGAGGACACTGCGTCAGAAACTGGGCGCGTGCGGAGAAAAAATAGAGACTGTGCGGGGCGTAGGCTACAAAATGTGTGAATAG
- a CDS encoding substrate-binding domain-containing protein, whose protein sequence is MKMKKFIAVLAVVGMIAGLAAGCGSSDEKADSNKDSGNETEASSDWDSASDITIVSREDGSGTRGAFIELFGIEEEKDGEKVDMTTEEAQITNSTSVMLTTVSGDDYAIGYVSLGSLDDSVKALKIDGAEATAENVKSGDYKVSRPFNIATKEGLDNEVASDFINFILSEEGQKVVEENGYIALDDVKPFEGTSPSGKAVAGGSSSVSPVMEKLIEAYNAVNANAEIELQTTDSTTGMTSAVDGSYDIGMASRELKDTEISKGLNAQVIATDGIAVIVNNNSTVDELSSDQVKSIYTGEALTWDEVIE, encoded by the coding sequence ATGAAAATGAAAAAGTTTATTGCAGTATTGGCAGTTGTCGGAATGATCGCAGGGCTTGCGGCAGGATGCGGCAGCAGTGATGAAAAAGCAGACTCAAATAAAGATTCGGGAAATGAGACAGAGGCTTCCTCAGACTGGGATTCCGCCAGCGATATCACGATCGTGTCAAGAGAAGACGGTTCGGGAACGAGGGGAGCTTTCATTGAGCTTTTCGGGATCGAAGAAGAAAAAGACGGTGAAAAAGTGGATATGACGACAGAAGAAGCCCAGATAACAAACAGTACATCCGTTATGCTTACAACAGTGTCCGGAGACGATTACGCGATCGGCTATGTATCACTCGGCTCTCTTGACGACAGCGTCAAAGCACTCAAGATCGACGGCGCAGAGGCGACGGCAGAAAATGTAAAGAGCGGCGACTATAAAGTTTCCAGACCATTTAACATCGCTACAAAAGAGGGGCTGGACAATGAAGTGGCATCCGATTTCATCAACTTTATTTTAAGCGAAGAAGGACAGAAAGTTGTGGAAGAGAACGGATATATTGCATTGGACGACGTTAAGCCGTTTGAAGGCACATCTCCGAGCGGAAAGGCAGTAGCAGGCGGCTCCTCCTCTGTATCACCGGTCATGGAGAAGTTGATCGAAGCATATAACGCAGTCAACGCAAACGCAGAGATTGAACTTCAGACGACAGACTCCACCACAGGCATGACATCAGCGGTCGACGGAAGCTATGACATCGGTATGGCATCCAGGGAACTGAAAGATACGGAGATCTCGAAAGGCCTCAATGCCCAGGTTATCGCAACGGACGGTATCGCAGTGATCGTAAACAACAACAGTACAGTAGATGAGCTGAGCAGCGATCAGGTGAAATCAATCTACACAGGCGAAGCTCTTACATGGGATGAGGTAATCGAATAA
- a CDS encoding sensor histidine kinase has protein sequence MDDRRIEKVMERRERGYIWLEKELRLSLLISAGMILTFFAVLYICDPGFRFFWQFLLAALSADGIWQYVRYRKEYRNYVHIADYLEQFEEGNYEYRTETEYMRTGIRSQITEQLERMGNAFGTLRSGLIEEKENTKTLVTDISHQLKTPVAALSMCFELMEDARITDAERAEFAARGAGEIKKLKYLTETLTNLSRMEAGMIQIHPGEASLKETLVRAVNGVYLKANMKNIEIEMEDFKDMMLPHDKKWTAEAFANVLDNAVKYSPEGTTVHIRVSPQISYVFVEIEDEGIGIAKEEYQNIFRRFYRGSRPEIEACEGAGVGLYLVRQILEEQGGSIRAVAGKAGGTVFQMTLPKKSYVQE, from the coding sequence ATGGACGACAGACGTATTGAGAAAGTAATGGAGCGCAGGGAGCGGGGATATATCTGGCTTGAGAAAGAACTTCGTCTCAGCCTGCTCATAAGCGCCGGGATGATACTGACGTTTTTTGCCGTGTTGTATATTTGTGATCCCGGCTTCCGGTTCTTTTGGCAGTTTCTTCTCGCCGCGCTTTCGGCAGACGGAATATGGCAGTACGTAAGATACAGAAAAGAATACCGCAACTACGTCCATATCGCCGATTATCTGGAGCAGTTTGAAGAGGGAAATTATGAATACCGGACGGAGACAGAATATATGCGGACAGGGATCCGCTCCCAGATCACAGAGCAGCTGGAGCGGATGGGCAATGCGTTTGGCACATTAAGGTCCGGTCTCATTGAAGAGAAAGAAAATACAAAGACGCTCGTTACGGATATCTCTCATCAGCTGAAGACGCCGGTGGCAGCGCTTTCCATGTGTTTTGAGCTGATGGAAGACGCCCGGATAACAGACGCGGAGCGCGCAGAGTTCGCGGCCAGGGGGGCAGGGGAGATAAAGAAGCTAAAGTATCTGACCGAGACGCTGACAAATCTTTCGAGAATGGAAGCGGGAATGATACAGATACATCCCGGGGAGGCAAGCCTCAAAGAAACACTTGTGCGTGCGGTGAACGGTGTATATCTCAAGGCGAACATGAAAAATATAGAGATAGAGATGGAAGACTTTAAAGATATGATGCTTCCCCACGATAAAAAATGGACGGCAGAGGCCTTTGCGAATGTGCTGGACAATGCGGTCAAATATTCACCGGAAGGCACCACGGTACATATCAGGGTGTCTCCTCAGATATCATACGTGTTTGTAGAGATAGAAGATGAAGGGATCGGAATCGCAAAGGAAGAGTATCAGAATATCTTCAGAAGATTCTACCGTGGCAGCAGGCCGGAGATCGAAGCCTGTGAAGGAGCCGGCGTCGGCTTATATCTTGTCAGACAGATCTTGGAAGAGCAGGGAGGAAGCATAAGAGCTGTCGCGGGGAAAGCCGGCGGGACAGTGTTCCAGATGACACTGCCGAAGAAGTCATACGTTCAAGAATAA
- a CDS encoding ABC transporter ATP-binding protein: MRAILETEDLVKYYGEGENVVRAIDHTDLSVQGGEFTAIVGRSGSGKSTLLHMLGGLDRPDSGKVYIEGRDIFALKDEQLAVFRRRKIGFIFQDYNLMPALNVWENIVLPIGLDGKKVNQEFVMDIVKSIGMEQKLHSLPNTLSGGQKQRVAIARALASKPAIILADEPTGNLDSRTEMEVISMMKNCVNKYGQTLVMITHDETIAQMADRVIIIADGRVVK, encoded by the coding sequence ATGAGAGCGATATTAGAGACAGAAGATCTGGTAAAATATTACGGAGAGGGAGAGAATGTGGTCAGGGCGATCGACCATACCGATCTGAGCGTACAGGGCGGAGAGTTCACCGCCATAGTAGGACGGTCAGGATCCGGGAAAAGTACACTCCTTCATATGCTTGGAGGCCTGGACCGTCCGGATTCCGGCAAAGTATATATTGAAGGAAGGGATATCTTTGCGCTGAAGGACGAACAGCTTGCCGTGTTCAGAAGGCGGAAGATCGGATTTATATTCCAGGACTACAATCTGATGCCGGCTCTGAATGTGTGGGAGAATATCGTGCTTCCTATCGGTCTTGACGGCAAGAAGGTAAATCAGGAATTCGTGATGGACATTGTCAAAAGCATCGGGATGGAGCAGAAGCTCCATTCACTTCCAAACACACTGTCCGGAGGGCAGAAACAGCGGGTTGCCATTGCGCGCGCACTGGCGTCAAAACCGGCCATTATCCTGGCGGATGAGCCGACCGGCAACCTGGATTCCAGGACGGAGATGGAAGTTATATCGATGATGAAAAACTGTGTAAATAAATACGGACAGACACTCGTTATGATAACGCATGATGAGACGATCGCCCAGATGGCCGACCGGGTGATCATCATCGCTGACGGCAGGGTGGTGAAGTAG
- the phoU gene encoding phosphate signaling complex protein PhoU: MRNKFDMQLDLLKEQLTHMGELCEIAINRATAALQEGSVSKARDVIRADEEIDQMEKDIERLCLKLLLQQQPVAKDLRQISAALKMITDMERIGDQASDIAEIIISEKMSEATEIPKIGQMSEAAARMVRDSVSAYVRKDLELSRKVVEADDAVDMMFVENKQELIDFIAENKGDKGKKAIDLIMVAKYLERIADHATNIAEWVEFSITGIHKESKI, encoded by the coding sequence ATGCGTAACAAATTTGACATGCAGCTTGACTTGTTAAAAGAACAGCTGACCCATATGGGAGAATTGTGTGAGATAGCGATCAACAGGGCAACGGCAGCGCTTCAGGAAGGAAGCGTCTCAAAAGCGCGGGACGTCATCCGTGCGGATGAGGAGATCGACCAGATGGAAAAGGACATTGAACGGCTCTGTCTGAAACTGCTGCTCCAGCAGCAGCCCGTTGCGAAGGATCTAAGACAGATCTCCGCGGCGCTTAAGATGATCACGGATATGGAACGGATCGGTGACCAGGCATCTGACATAGCGGAGATCATCATATCCGAGAAAATGTCGGAGGCCACGGAGATACCAAAGATCGGCCAGATGTCTGAAGCTGCGGCCAGAATGGTGAGGGACAGTGTATCGGCATATGTCAGAAAAGATCTGGAACTGTCGCGCAAGGTAGTGGAAGCTGACGATGCGGTAGATATGATGTTTGTGGAAAACAAGCAGGAGCTGATCGACTTTATCGCCGAAAATAAAGGAGACAAGGGAAAGAAAGCAATTGACCTTATTATGGTGGCAAAGTATCTGGAGCGGATCGCGGACCATGCCACAAATATCGCGGAATGGGTGGAATTTTCCATTACAGGAATCCACAAAGAAAGCAAGATATAA
- the pstC gene encoding phosphate ABC transporter permease subunit PstC: MKSKAWKENFMRGVFFIAACASVLAVALICIFLFANGVPAMKEIGFFKFLSGEMWRPKNNIYGIFPMIIGSLYVTAGAILFGVPIGILTSVFMAKYCPKKIYKPLKSATELLAGIPSVVYGFFGLVVLVPWIREFGRTLKSMGLISSSGNGNSILTASLLLGMMILPTIIGVTESAIRAVPDHYYEGAVALGATHERAIFRVILPAARSGVVAGVVLGVGRAIGETMAVIMVAGNQARMPSGIFRGIRTLTANIVLEMGYAADLHRESLIATGVVLFVFILLINFCVALLNRRGSHE; this comes from the coding sequence ATGAAATCAAAGGCATGGAAAGAAAATTTCATGCGGGGAGTGTTCTTCATTGCCGCCTGCGCATCAGTGCTGGCGGTAGCTCTCATTTGTATTTTCCTGTTTGCAAATGGAGTCCCTGCAATGAAGGAGATCGGATTCTTTAAATTTCTGTCAGGCGAGATGTGGCGCCCCAAAAATAATATATACGGCATATTTCCGATGATAATCGGAAGTCTGTATGTCACTGCCGGAGCAATTTTATTTGGTGTTCCGATCGGAATACTGACCTCTGTATTCATGGCAAAATACTGCCCGAAAAAGATCTACAAGCCTCTCAAGTCCGCAACGGAACTTCTGGCTGGGATCCCGTCTGTTGTGTACGGGTTCTTCGGCCTGGTAGTCCTTGTACCGTGGATACGGGAATTTGGAAGAACGCTGAAGAGTATGGGACTGATCTCTTCAAGCGGAAATGGAAACAGTATTCTGACCGCATCACTTCTGCTTGGCATGATGATACTCCCTACGATCATCGGAGTGACAGAGTCGGCGATACGGGCCGTCCCCGACCATTATTATGAGGGAGCGGTGGCCCTTGGCGCCACACATGAGCGGGCCATTTTCCGGGTTATCCTGCCGGCAGCCAGATCCGGCGTGGTGGCAGGCGTCGTCCTCGGCGTCGGACGCGCGATCGGGGAGACAATGGCAGTCATCATGGTAGCCGGCAACCAGGCGAGAATGCCGTCCGGAATCTTCCGCGGGATCCGGACGCTGACGGCCAACATCGTGCTTGAGATGGGATACGCCGCGGACCTTCACCGGGAATCGCTCATCGCGACAGGCGTGGTATTGTTCGTGTTTATCCTGCTTATCAATTTCTGCGTCGCTTTACTGAACAGGAGGGGAAGTCATGAGTAG
- a CDS encoding TetR/AcrR family transcriptional regulator, with protein sequence MQTLSIKGDKTKMYICSEAYKLFAEKGFKEVTMQDICRKTDLSRGGLYRHYENTAQIFSAVISGMMAEQEDEFSEKIHSSMPAAQILDDVLNRYEEEMLDSGNSLSVAIYEYFSSPGISQYDDSILQQYLYSKKMWTELITYGMRTGEFKIVDPAAVFDLIVFSYQGVRMYSRLMPVHRDIPRGITGQIRNLLLSESEIR encoded by the coding sequence ATGCAGACCTTGAGTATAAAGGGAGATAAGACAAAAATGTATATTTGTTCCGAGGCATATAAGCTGTTTGCCGAAAAAGGGTTTAAAGAAGTAACGATGCAGGACATCTGCCGTAAAACAGATCTCAGCCGCGGAGGACTTTACCGGCATTATGAAAATACCGCCCAGATTTTTTCCGCTGTCATTTCCGGCATGATGGCAGAACAGGAGGATGAATTTTCCGAAAAGATCCACAGCAGTATGCCGGCCGCCCAGATCCTTGATGATGTGCTGAACCGTTATGAAGAGGAGATGCTAGACAGCGGTAATTCCCTCAGTGTTGCAATATATGAATATTTCAGCAGCCCCGGTATCTCTCAGTATGATGATTCTATTCTGCAGCAGTATCTGTACTCTAAAAAAATGTGGACGGAACTGATCACATATGGTATGCGCACCGGAGAATTCAAAATTGTGGATCCGGCGGCAGTCTTTGACCTGATCGTATTTTCCTATCAGGGGGTGCGGATGTACAGCAGATTAATGCCTGTTCACAGAGACATTCCCCGCGGGATCACAGGCCAGATCAGAAATCTATTATTATCAGAAAGTGAGATACGTTAA
- a CDS encoding sensor histidine kinase, producing MRTRIQKSMILVIFTTLLISYAAMTAVVYRQTVDLLEDETRQEADYIRAAVKTAGTAYLEEMDAVRENTRVTLIDDSGDVLYDSREDDYTLKNHKNRPEVKEALSNGSGQDIRRSDTLGKEMFYYALRLPDGTVLRVSKTIDNAFYMAVQVLPIMGGLAAVMLFVAWMLSKWQVSRLIRPVNELNLEHPLENEVYEELRPLLESIDRQNKEKDAVANMRKEFSANVSHELKTPLTSISGYAEIMKNGLVKPEDIVVFSERIYNEASRLITLVEDIIKLSRLDEGKVEMEKEEVDLYELTREICSRLSPQASSRNVHIEVTGEPVVYRGIRQILDEMIYNICENAVKYNRRGGSVSVWVGSTLKGRKVIVTDTGIGIPKEEQERIFERFYRVDKSHSKESGGTGLGLSIVKHGAMIHGADIRVESEPGKGTKMELTF from the coding sequence ATGAGAACACGAATACAGAAGAGCATGATTCTTGTCATATTTACCACACTGCTCATATCCTACGCGGCGATGACCGCGGTCGTGTACCGCCAGACAGTAGATCTGCTCGAGGATGAGACAAGACAGGAGGCAGACTATATCCGGGCGGCGGTCAAAACAGCCGGCACCGCATATCTGGAAGAGATGGACGCAGTCAGAGAGAACACCCGCGTGACACTCATAGACGACAGCGGGGACGTCCTGTACGATTCCAGGGAAGATGACTACACGCTTAAGAATCATAAGAACAGACCGGAAGTAAAAGAGGCGCTGAGCAATGGAAGCGGCCAGGATATCCGCCGGTCGGATACACTCGGCAAAGAAATGTTTTATTATGCGCTGCGTCTGCCGGACGGGACAGTCCTCAGAGTATCTAAGACAATAGACAATGCATTTTACATGGCTGTACAGGTGCTGCCCATCATGGGAGGACTTGCGGCCGTCATGCTGTTCGTCGCGTGGATGCTCTCCAAATGGCAGGTATCCAGGCTGATCCGCCCCGTAAATGAGCTGAATCTGGAGCATCCGCTTGAAAATGAAGTGTATGAGGAGCTGAGACCGTTGCTGGAAAGTATTGACAGACAGAACAAAGAAAAAGATGCCGTTGCGAATATGAGAAAAGAGTTTTCCGCCAATGTATCCCATGAGCTGAAGACACCGCTGACGTCCATATCCGGATATGCGGAGATCATGAAAAATGGTCTGGTGAAGCCGGAAGATATTGTGGTTTTTTCCGAACGGATATATAATGAGGCAAGCCGCCTCATCACACTTGTGGAGGATATCATCAAGCTCTCCAGGCTCGATGAAGGCAAGGTGGAGATGGAAAAGGAAGAAGTCGATCTGTATGAGCTCACGAGGGAGATCTGCAGCAGGCTCTCCCCGCAGGCATCCTCGCGAAATGTTCATATAGAAGTTACAGGGGAACCGGTCGTGTACCGGGGGATCCGGCAGATACTGGATGAGATGATCTACAACATCTGTGAAAATGCTGTAAAATACAACCGGAGGGGCGGCTCTGTATCCGTCTGGGTGGGAAGCACACTGAAAGGCCGGAAGGTTATCGTGACGGATACCGGGATCGGCATTCCGAAGGAGGAGCAGGAGCGTATTTTTGAACGGTTTTACCGGGTCGACAAAAGCCACTCAAAGGAGAGCGGCGGCACCGGTCTCGGCCTGTCTATCGTAAAGCACGGCGCGATGATACATGGAGCGGACATCCGCGTGGAAAGCGAGCCGGGGAAAGGAACGAAGATGGAGCTGACGTTTTAG